The genomic window AAGAACTCATAACCAGCCTGGGACCTTTTGTTCCCTGTTGCTCTGGGGACGGGTACCTGTTGTCTTGTGCCCTCCCCCACTGCAAGCAGAGTCCCCCAGCTTTTCTTGGACTGAGAGAATTTCTCCGGAGCAGGGACTGTTGGACAGACATTGGTTGGTCTGTTTGCCGGGTCCCCAGTGCTGTGCCCTATCAGGAGAGGACCTGCCATAATGTCAGCATAAGAGGCCTGCGGAACCCTGGGTTGGGAGTCCAGGCAACTGGGGTCGCACTTTTTCAGGCTGTGCCACCTGCTAGCAGGATCCTAGCTAGGCCAATCAGCCCTCCCTGCAACCAAGAGTGGTTGAGTAGATCAAATGGGATGTCTGTAGATGTGCTTTAGCGTTAACTGGTGTAAGGCATGGTAttgggtgaatgaatgagtgaatgaatgaatgaatgaatgagctgttctccctccctctcctagCTGATCTTCTCCCGGCGCTGCACTGAGGCGGAGGGACGGCGCTGGCACGAAAACCACTTCTGCTGCCAGGACTGCGCCGGGCCCTTGGGCGGGGGACGTTATGCTTTGCCGGGGGGCGGCCCTTGCTGCCCCAGCTGCTTTGAGAGTCGCTATTCGGATGCAAGCTGGAGCCAGGCCCTTGCACTGGAAGGGAGGGACTCGCTAGGTAAGGGAGAAGGTGCAGATCAAAGGGGAATGGGGCAGCGGCTTGGGCTGGGCTGAGGAGGGGATTCTCCCGGGCTGGGACCCTCGCCCCggtcccacgccgtcccgtccccCCACCGCACCCCCCAGACCCGAGCCTTGGGGCCCGCAGCTCTCACCGCGCGTCCCTGGCCGGAGCGCTCCAAGGGCCTCCCGAACCCATCCCTCGCCACCGTTGGGGATGCGGCGCGGGACTAGCTCCCGGACTGGGGACGCGGCCGCCCTCTGGTGGGcggcggcggggaggggcgggggagccCGGGAGAGGTGTCGCAGCGGCGGTGGCTACGCGCACGGctcgggggcggggcgggaggccGGACCCCAACTGGAACGGGCTTGTGGGCCCCGCCCCGCTCGGATCCCGGATAGGGAGACTCCCGGCTCTGAGATGGGCATTACTGACCCGGCCCGGAACAGGGGAGGCGAGACTCGGTAGAGTTGAAGAGGGAGACTGCGCCCCGCTGGACGCCGCTACCATCTCCCGTGCAGCCCTCCCCGCCGCTGTCTCCCGCTCCAGTCCGGGAACCCAGAGGGGGCTGCTTCGATCCAGTCCGGAACAGGAGGGTCGAGCTGGGGACGAGGCGGAGGCACCCAAAGGGCGGGAGCGGGGCCGCCTGGAGACGCCCCTCGATGCCAAGCAGGACGCCCCCTGCCCGACCTGCTCCTCTTCTTCTGACTCGGAACCCGAAGACTTTTTCTTAGGCCCGCGCCTTCCCGGTCCCTGGAAGACCCCCGGAAGCCTCCAGGCTGGGGACAGCGACACCTCCAGGAAGCACTGCATCATTTGCTAGTGGCGCAGCCCGGAAAAGGGGGAGGGGATATGATGTTAGGTGGGAGAGCGAGGTTTTCCTCCTCCTATAAAAATCCTAGACTGAACGCAATCTGGGGCACGCCTGGGAGAGGCGGCCGGATCACAAACTTGGAGTGCTCGCTCTTAAGCCTGCGCAATCTATGACTTCTGACGGAGACGTTCTTGGGGAACCCCACCTCCCAAAGCTTCACATCCCCTGCGGAACTAACCCCtatgcccacccccccacccccccaccccaccccccagggacAGTCCCATCCTCAGCATCTTTCTGAGCCAATGAAGTGATCACTCAAGAGACCACGTGTGGCGGTGCCCAGCTTGGCCAGCCCAAGGCCTAGATGGAGCCGGAGGTGGGACACCATCCGGCGACAGTAGTGCGGGGCCGCGCTCCCCCGTGCGGAGGTCGTGGAGGCGCAGCCCGGGAGTTGTCCCTCTTCCCCAGGAGCCAAACCCAGCTGGAGCAGCGGCGCCCCCTGCCGCCAGGCGCCGGCGGAAGTGCGAGGCCGGAAGTTGCGTGCGCCCCCTGCGCCCATACGGTGCGTCGGGAGAGGCCTCGCGGAGCTCCAGTGTGCCGCTATGGCTTCCAGTGGGGTCGGCGTGAGCACTGCTGGCGCGACAAATGAAGCACCCGAAATTCCGGACAACGTGGGAGATTGGCTCCGGGGCGTCTACCGCTTCGCCACCGACAGGAACGATTTCCGGAGGTAACCGAGGCCCTGGGAACTTGTCCCTTTCTGGTCCTCCGAGCCCCCTGCGTACCTCCTCTACTTGCTGTCTTCGCCCAGGCTGGCCCCTTTGCGTTGCCAGCGTCTTGGCCTCTTAGTGGCTCTGGCTGCGCTTTGGAGAGGCCCTTGACTGGTGGAGTTCCTATGCAGCAGAACCGATCTTTTGAGTTTCTGGGCTATGTCTGGAGAATCTCACCCTGTTCTGGGGGCCTCAGGGGGGAAAGGCGCCAACACAGAGACTTTA from Meles meles chromosome 5, mMelMel3.1 paternal haplotype, whole genome shotgun sequence includes these protein-coding regions:
- the PRICKLE4 gene encoding prickle-like protein 4, which produces MSVLNSDWPHQGESLSPQEPGPPANSDSDPSHLLEKYPEGISAQGPEVLSLGLPGLDTHGAPNWPELRILLQQLPPQDSDERYCLALGEDELAELRLFSAQRRREALGQGVACRVSPKLAEHTCEKCREQLRPGEYGVFAAPAGERCSWHPACFACQACGQALINLIYFYHDGHLYCGRHHAELLRPRCPACDQLIFSRRCTEAEGRRWHENHFCCQDCAGPLGGGRYALPGGGPCCPSCFESRYSDASWSQALALEGRDSLGEARLGRVEEGDCAPLDAATISRAALPAAVSRSSPGTQRGLLRSSPEQEGRAGDEAEAPKGRERGRLETPLDAKQDAPCPTCSSSSDSEPEDFFLGPRLPGPWKTPGSLQAGDSDTSRKHCIIC
- the TOMM6 gene encoding mitochondrial import receptor subunit TOM6 homolog — its product is MASSGVGVSTAGATNEAPEIPDNVGDWLRGVYRFATDRNDFRRNLILNLGLFAAGVWLARNLSDIDLMAPQPGV